The genomic DNA tcactCATTATCATATTTTAAGACTTTTGAGAGTAGTTTGGATTAGTGGAAGTTAGTTTAGGACTAACTTCCAAAAATTAAGCATTTTCAACAGAAGATTAATTTGCACATACTCTGTTTCCCCTGTCTTTTGCTCTGTTTTCAGGGGCAAAAAACAAAACTGATGGACCGCGGAAATTTTCCGCGGTTGGGCTGTAGACGGACTGCGGAAATTTTCCGCGGTTGGGGCCATTAAATTGTTTTTTTTGCAGATTGAAAACAGAGCAGCCAGGAAATTCACAACCAAATTCACAACCAAATCCACAACCAAATTCCACCAAAATCCACCAAAATCTACCAAATTCCACCAAAATCTACCAAATTCCACCAAAATCCACAACAACCCAAAATGCTCAAAAATAACAAAAATCCAACAAAATTAAACAACGTCAAACCAAACAAACCAAATAAAACCCGACAACATAAAATGAAATCCAACTACATAATTCAACAACCTAAAATCAAATGAAATCCAACTACATAATTCGACAACCTAAAATGAAATGCAATCCAACTACATaatctgacaaactaaaacactATGAAATTCAACTACGAAGCCTCGTGACGCCTACGCATACGAATCCCGGGAATCCCCCTTGCCTTCCCTAACTGAAGCTCCCTGGCTATCCGATACCTAAATGTATCCACCTCCTCCTGCGACCAATTTGGTACCTCAGCTAAGTCATATCCTTGTGTGAAGTAGTCCATGTACTTCATCACATAAACACCACAATCATTAGAGTTTCGTTGCTTTGGCCTGGACGGTAGAGCTAGGACCTCGGCTGAAGTAGGGTCAAGCCCCTCGACTGGGTGTACCATATGCAATAGCCTCGGCAACAACCATGACTGCAATGAAATTATGATCCGAGAATGAATATAATATACAATTGGTAAGGACTATATAGAAGACAGTAATAGTAGAGGAACATACCACCACTCGTATATCCTCACGATCATCCGGCTCGTCATTCATTGAATCTATGATAAGACCTTCAAATCGTCTAGTACCGAACATGAACAAAACCCAATGCACATCTCCGACACAACATGGGATGAATATGTAGTCCGCCTCGAGAACGGAAGGACCAACAGTAGCACTGGAAAACCCGGTAAAGCTACGTAATGCTTTATTCCATGCCCTCTGCAATGTATCTCCACCGACCCTCGATGCTTTTCTGATTTTCTTCACATGTCCTTTCCCAAGAACCATGAAGTAGGGATCCATGAAATAATAGACGGGTTTCCTCTCCCATATACCTCCAGTGTGAATCTCCTCCTCCCGAGTCCTTAGCAATCCCTGCAAGTATATATGAATGCAACAAGTAAAATAAATGCAACAAGTAAAATAAATGCACAAACTAAAACATATTAGACAACGAACAATACCATATAAGTGTATATGATCATGTCATCAACCCATATTCCTGGAGCCAGACTCTGCATAGCTGATGCATGGACGTGATAGTCCTGAACACTAAGACCACCGGGATTCCTCGGCGCCATCCCAAAGCCCCATCCCCAATCTGAATATATAGCATTCTTCTTTGTCATGTTAAGACTCTTAGTGATACTCCACTTCTCCTCTTTCATCCTGCGGGATGCAAGCTTCGCGGGCCTACTAGATGAGGCAATAGCCTGGGGTGGCTGAGACACATGCTGGGATGGCTGTGTCATGTCAACGACATCCTGGGCAGGAATGGCTGGAATGTCAAAGTCGTCAGCCAAAGGTGCAATGAAATCTGATTTTATGTTCTGAAATGTGGGAGGTCTGTAGGCGGGTCCTTTGATCTTCTTCATCAACCGAGAGAATGGTGTGAGGAAGGTAGTAGAAATCCTCCCAAACTCCTCCACAAACTCAGGAGGAACCCTAGCATCCAGCTGCTTCAACATATTAAGCCCGGCAACCATCTACAAACAAAAACAAGCAAACATTTTTTCATTAATTCCACAAGGATATCATATCATCAAGATGAAATACGCGTGAATGCAAATTTTGTAGTGTGTGGGGGTGTAATGTGAAATATGCATATTTGTAAAACACTTACAACTTTATAGCCCTCGAGGCTATCATACAACTCCCTCGTCTTGTACTGCTGCTGAGGCTGTGGATCGGGCTTCCCTATGCGCATACGAGATATATCAGCATACCACGCCATGTAATCAGTCTCCGAAGCTATGTCTACCGAGTCATCAACAAGGCCATCCAAATCTGAACAGAACCTGGCCCATTTGCCAATATCGATAAACCACCGCACCAGTCAATCCTCCCCTACAAACGTGGCATCCTTAGCCCCCCTGTAACCAACCATGTTCACCGGTGCCCGTGGAATCTGCGGACTAGAACCAAACTGCCTCGACACCCTGTCCGGATGCTGCCACTCGACCACGTCGTAACATACAAGGGGAACTCGACCGCACCCAGCTAACTGTGCTTGTATCATCTCGCTGTCCATAACATCCTCGAACCTAGCATACGGCCTCCAGACCACCTCATCACCAGCAACACCATCAAACTCACCCCTATAGAACGGTAAGCTGTGGTGAGGGCCTGACATCCTGCGCTTCTTCGAAACCCCGACATGAGTATCACTAGCATAGGCCCATCCCTCAGCAACCGGATAATCCTCCTGACCGGGAGATCGTAAAGGCACGCCAATACGAGGAAATCTCTCGTAAGACCAAACCTGTAACACCCAGACACAACAAGCAATGCTCTTGCTGCCCTTCCTTGCAGCAATCTCCAAACCCCGGTATATATGAGCTAACACAGCTGCACCCCAAGCATAATAAGGAATCTCCCGCATATTAATCAATGGGTGCATATACCGAACATGAACAAAAGAGCGGTTGATGCTGGGGAAGAGGATACAACCCATAATGAATAGCAGATACGCCTTGGTATGTACAACCGTGGCCCTCATATTGTGCTTCTCAGGCTTCTGTGCACCATATCTCTCAAACAACCACCCCAGCTTGATGTTATTCCGATATAAAGCCTCCTTCACCTCCTCCTCGGTCAAAGGCTCAAACCAATTATTAGCAAAATACGCCGCCTTGTTCTCTATCACCCCACAAGTCAGCGCATCCCCCTGCACTGGCACCCCTAAAATAAACCCTACATCCTCCAATGTAACAGTCATCTCCCCCTGCCTCGTGAAGTAAGTGTTGGTCTCAGGTCTCCAACGCTCCACCAAAGCAGATATCAACCGAGTGTCAGTAGCCAAGACAACAGCAGGGTCTGCAAAAATCCCAAACCCAAGCATGTGTAGCAATTCCCGCTGTGGTCTCCTTAACTTCCACAAGTGCAATGACTTGTTCCCCGAATAGCTCTGCAACTCATCTCTCCCTGCACCATCCCAAACATCCTCACTGACGTGATACCGATTATCCCAAATAATATTATGCGCGTTTGGACCCGGCAACATATTCCCGAAATCATCAAAATTATCCATACCTGAAAATATTGCCAACAAAATTCATCAATCACCACAATAAAAACACCACAACGTACACAACAAAAACATCACCAAAATCATATGTTAATTACATCCATACATTTTACAGTAATATAATTTGAATTTAACACAAATTTTATCATTAAATTTTCGAATTTTACACTAAATTTATCTATCATTACAAATTCGAATTTTATCATACAACTTTATCATTAAAACTTTGAATTGTACACTTACATGACTCGAATTTAACACTAAATTTATCATTACAAATCCCAATTTTGACAAAATATGACGAATTATCCTAAAATTGTAACACTAAAATTtgaattataaataaattaaggGTTAATAATTCGAATTATCCTGAAATTATCCTAAATTTATCCTAAAAAATTCATCCATAATTTTAATTACATTATAATTcgaaatttataataaaaaaaatcaaatttaatacacaattattaaaaatttgaattaaaattaaaaatattattacgTTAATTCGATTTTACATACAGTAAATTAATTCTATATTAACACTAATTTATCCTAAAAATCCGAATTATCACTAAATTTAACAAAATTTATCCTAAAAAATGCATCCATATTTTTTCATTACATTACAATTCGAAATTTACCATAAAAAatctaatttaattttattacattaattcgaattaaaaattattaaaaatttgaattaaaattaaaaatattattgtCTTAATTCGATTTTACATTCActaaattaattctaaattaacaCTAATTTATCCTAGTAATCGAATTAAATTAACACTAATTATGAACCCTAAATCAATTCTAAAAATTCGAATTTAATCATACTAAGATTCATATGTgaatttattacaaggattcatacattaattaaccctaaAAATTTGAATTACATACACAAAATCAGATCTAGAACAATATAAATACATAAATTTAtatcaataaaactataaataataaaaaagaatCGAATATATATACCTTAATGATggaaaaggagaatgatttaagcTTTTGGATTGTTGGGCTCTTGCTTCTGCTCTGCTGCGGCTGCTGTGGTTTTGTGTGGCTGTTTGTGTTTTTATGCGGCTGCTGTTTATGTTTTTCTTGTTATGAGTCTGTGTTTGACAGGGAATAGGTAAACAAAAAACGACACCAACCGCGGAAATTTTCCGCGGTCCATGGCCTAGGGGTTTTTTTGTAATTACTCCGGACCGCTGAAAATTTCCGCGGTCCACATGTGATCTCAGCCCTCCAATTCCCGATCTAACGGTTACAAATGTGTTTGTTATCAACCGGTCTACAACAAACGTTTGTTGTAGACCGGCCCCCTATTTGGTACAAGGAAGATCCCTCTTTAACAATGTTAGAATGATGACAAAAGATACACAAGGACCAAAGAAAAAAATAATATACCTTTTCGGGGATTATATTTTGTTGAGTTCTCCGGTCTCCAAACAAAAGAACAAATGAGCAATTAGCAATTTCGACcccataaatattttaaaatgttCTAAAATGACAAGTGATTCAGTTTTACGAAGACGTTACTTGTAATTAGGGGCGTACACGGATCGGATTGGACGGATTAAGGAAATTTAGCAACCCAACCTAATTAATTCaggttttcaaaatttcaacccAAACCGAACCGTTTAAATTTGTAATCCAAACCAATTTATAATACTTCGGTTTGGATCGGTTTGATCGGTTTaataaatattcaaaacttataataataattataaaataaagcAGAAAGTCTCAAAGTCTGAAACACTTGAAAATGGTTCAACAAAATATTACAATCATTAATGTCAGATATGGCTTAAACATCTACTACAATATTTAGTCTTTGAACATTGAACTCGATAAACAAAAACAATGCACATTCTTTAAACATGGAGGACTGATGCTATAAATTGCCGATAAATGAGCCTATCTATTAGCCTGAACATATTCATAGTTATACAATTAATAAATTAACGTGTAAGTATATTTTTAGTCGGGTTGGATTGGATTgatttaaaaatatcgaaacccATATCCAACCCAATAAAATCGGGTTGACATCTTTTCAACCCAAATATGTATCGGGTTGAAAAAATTCGGTTTGGATCGACCAAAATAGGGTCAGTTCGAATCGGTTTGGTCGGTTTAGTCAGGTTGTGTACACCCGTACTTGCAACATAGTAGCatttgaaaattattttgaaaatttaagTACGGGTTTTCTAATGTGTGTCAAGTGACACATAATAAGCACTAACTCACATGAGTTTGATGCATTTTGATTGGTCCTCCAATCATAAATATTGATGAACCCCTACATTTACAATAATTCTACTAATAAAATTGCACCAAACTCATAAAATTTAGTAATTATTGTATGCACTTGGGCACACATTAGAAATAGCGATTTAAGTATATCTTGTGTATACATGTATTTCAAGTCTTTCATCTGGCCAATTTTTGTGTTTTTAAGTATATCTCGTGAATACATGTATTTCAAGTCTTTCATCTGTCCAATTTTTGTGTTTGAGATCTGCACCGCAATTCAAGAAGATACTAAAGTTAAATCtcgataaaataataattaataaaataataatctcgttaaaataatatttttctccgATCTGAACATAATGAACATAATAAATTTTTACtctcgataaaataataaacttgttaaaataataattttttcttggtcccaatcctattattttaaaaagatttaACTGTGTCATGAGACTCCTCAAATGCTTTTTGCCAAATGACATGCtatttatcaattaaatataataaaatttaataaataattattatactaatatacaatgaactttaatataaaattaaagttagtTGACAGTAACAACCAAATAtcatcataatactcatttacTCATTTACATCAATAACTTTTTAGATattaaaatatatgtaaatattttaaaattatatttgttatttctgaatatttctaatattaaaataattattaagaaataaaataaattagtaaaAAGGCATATCGAATCATGAAAACACATGTCTAACTAATTGACGTCATGATATGCCTACCTTGACGTATCCATAGCGCCGTACCCGTCAGCATTCAGCACTGGGGGACTTTTGACAAGTGCTAGTGCCTGTGAAGCGAAATCAAAGACCAAGGTTAGTGATAccaaaataagaaaaatgtcaaCGAAAAAGTAGCAAAGGCATGGCGTGGGGTTTACAATACAACAAAAAAATAACCAAAATAAACACCACCACTCAAAACATCCATTAAATTAGTATTGGTGGAAATCACAGGAAAGATGTCAGAAAATTCGGCTAACTAAGACATGAAAAATATCTACAACTCTGGGTAAGGGGAAGTCAAACCTACTAATAATcaagatcaagaacaaatatgTGTGAGTTCGATCATGAATATTTCACCAATGATTCCCCTAAAAAGCCCTCTCATAACAGGGTCGTGCAAATATAACAAATAACGTGATCAAATTGAATCAAATTTACGATGAATGACTCAATTTAATATATTTGAATCCAATGAGTCATGTGTTTGATGATTAACCTATTTTGAGTGTCTTGTATGCTCTTAAAATCAATCAAAATCTCTCCGGTGATACTTAGTTGATGAGAAAAAGGATTCTTGTAAACAATGCTCTATTACAGATGCAAGTGGTATTCAAATGTTCAGAGTTCAACTGGAAGGTAAAGTttgtactccctctgtcccattgaattttatacgttacttttcggcacgcttttcaatgctcatttaaaacataattccacaatatttttttttttaaaaaattctgaaaaaaagtttcatgtttaaacttttattcaaaaattttttttttgaaaaaaatattacggaactatattttatagagACCTCGAAATACGTGTAAATAGTAAACGTATAGAAATCAacgggacagagggagtattaaATAGCAGACTTGGGTGTGCGTGCACAAGGCCATAACAACGAAAATGTTCACGAAGCGacaattaaaatataaaattttctTTCTCAGGAGCAAATGGTGGGATATGAAATGTTAAGGAAAGCATGCAAGTATCGAAGCTCCTGTTTAAAATTGTTATGCTGTTAGAAAAAGTGTTGCTGAAAAAAAtgctgttgtaaaaatcagatgactgtttggtaattttttatatacgtatatgtgttgatgcaaaaaattaaaaataatgatgttTTTGGTAAGATTTGATAGTGAAACCAGCATCGCTTCCCGCAACAGCTGAAAAGCAGATTTTTCTAAAAGCACGGGGACTTACTTTCTCTAATAGCAGCTTTTAGGTCAAAAGCACTTTTCCGAAAAgcagcttttaaattttaccaaacagttttttaactgcTTTTCAGCGAAAAGCTGTGCAAAAGCAATACCAAACACACCTGAGTCTGATTAAAGAATTTGAGACGCAAAGAAACATTAACAATTAAGAAAAAAACAATTAAGAtgtttaaatataaatattattcaGGTACCCTTCTTGATAACATGGAAACATCTTTTGAAATATCGTTGGAGATGCAAGCAGCTAAACATTACGCATGTATAGCCCAGAAAAGACATTACCTCAATCACAAAAACAGTAAAACTATTTTTATGTATACGATACATCATACAACCTGATAGAAAACATCACACCACACACAAAAGTTTAAATCATTTTATTTTTCTCGCTAGCAAAAGCTCCAAAGATATTTGAACTCGCAAGTTGCATAAATCAGAGTCAGGCCCATACACGTAGGAGACTCGTACCAAGCGGTATTTGTAGGAAAAGCATCTTGCTGCTGCTTATAAGGTAGACATCTCTTTGGGATTCATTCTCCCAAGCCTTATAGAATTTACATAATTTGCGGGGCTGTGTGCTGATATGCCTGGCAGAACCAATCCAACAACCCTTAGTACTATCGACAACCAGCCCTCCCTGTACTCCGGCCCGTACATCGaacccatgataaaacttctaAATAATTCCCACCAAGCATTCACATAAGCTGGAATCAAGTACCGCAATCCAAAGTAATTTTTGTTTGGCTCCTCTTCCACTTTCTTAATGAAGCAATACAAAAAAAGATCAGATGTGTGAATGATAAATTCAACATCGTGGAACAGTGTGTGtcaaaatttgataaaaaaaacttTTTGTTAGCAGATGTAAAGTAGTTAAATATAACCCCAAAAAATTGAAGTGAAATAATATTCAAGAAACTTGCCTGCTCAACAAACAAGCTGTTGAAGTACATGCACACCCCGAAATGCTTATAGAGCCAAGTTTTGTCGTCGTAAGGCAACCTTGGAACAAGGTCATTGCAGTAAACTACTCTAAAGTACTTTGGCTCCGGATATTCTAAATGGGCTTCCATAAATATCCCCAATTGCCTATCTCCTATTCTTGGCTGTCCAAATGTGTGAACACCCAACAACCTTTGCATGATTTCCTCTTCTTCATGCAGCACTAGCACTGTCGGGAACAATATGGCAAGAGCCCCTCCTAAACTATGTCCAGTGACCAAAAATTTTGCATCCTTATGCTTGCTAAGTAGTTGTTTGAGTTTACTCTTAACAGTGAAGTATGCAGTCATCTCCACCATATCTGGTGTGAGCTTTTTTGGTGTGTCTACAGAGCGAGAAGACTGATCCTGCTCTCCATTTGAGGAAGTAAATTTTGTACTTTTCATCTGAAGAAGTTCAGTAAAGGTGGCAGTATTACCCCTGCTGCCTAAACCTAAGGCTTCTAAAAATCCCATATGGACTTTTCCCAATTTTGGAAATTCATACCAAGAatagtcaaaatcagttatcCAATCATCTGCATCAAATGGTTCTGTTCCCCGAAAGCTGATCAGAATCAAGTTTGCATCTTTTGGCTTATCACTTATTATGAAAACTTGGGTTGACCTGTCCTTTTGAAATTCTATTCACAACAACATACACAATCAAATCAGAGATGTCATAAAACAAGAACTTACCAAGATAACAGATGCCTGATAATGTTCACTTAGCAGGAAATGATATCTAAAAGTACTCATTGTATATGATTCTTTGATGTATAGTTGTTCTTACCATTCCAACAGTTGTAGAAGTCAACAAAGTGCATCTGCGTGGTGTATCgacaaaaaaaaattatgacAGTTAGAATTTGTTATGAGGACAGAACTAGCTCAAAAATTCAGATTTTTACTATTTCAGATTTCAGAGAGGAGGGAAAATACCTCCCAGTAGTGGTTTACAACATTTTTAACAACTTCAGCATTTTCATAGGCTAACTTAGCGGCCATCATAGAGAGGTCAACAAGGGCGCGGTTCCCAAGATCCATATTTATGCCTATCTTCTCTTTGGAAGCAGGTTCATCATCTCCTTTTTCAAACAAGTCATTCTTGTCTAGGTCTATTCGCCCATCTAAATGCCCTATCGCACTTATGAACGTCTCTGAACCTCTTCGTGGTATCACCATTTTTCCTGTGTCCTCAACACAATAGCAAAACATAAAGTACCACCAATTCAGAAGTACCTGACTTCTATTAATTCTTTCAAGAATCTACGTACATAATATGTACCGCTAGGAGCCCAAAATTTGTTATGTGTACTAGTGAAAAGTATTATCTGTTCTAAATTGAAAGAAATGATGCTTCAATATCTGTATAACATGAATACATAATTTTGATAATCTATCTACTAATTCTAACAACTCAACAAAGTGAAAAACAAGTGTAGTTATGTCTCTCAGACATGTGAATATGTGATGCATAAATAAGTTAGCTGCCAGTAGAGGGGGTCTAAATGAAATTAGTAAGGGAGCAAATGTGGATGGCAGATTGACATGAGTAGTGCTAGCTAGGACGTACCCCAAAAAAAATTCTCATTATCTATACATGCGAGAACCATatctatatctatactatattcaACGGTTATTCcttaattttgattattaaaaaaataaataaatagtgttaaatatccgctaaactactaaattattaaaatactaCACACATAGTCTACTTATCTTACTAAACCACAATCAGAGTTTtcctattattaaaaaaaattaaataaatagtattatatataCGTTAAACTACTAATTTATTAAACTATTAAATATAGTGTACTTATCTTACTAAactacgaccacatgttattttttttatataaatttattattattatatatatttatataaatattttaaaattattatatgaaagaataaataaaaaatttaaatattaacggatgcccgtgcatcgcacgggatttaagcTAGTTATTATTAAGAAAGATGCCACGTACACATGTGACAATTTTTAGAGAATTTCTTTGGAGATTCTAGCATTTTCCTTGACAAAAGGAAAAAGTGATGGAATTATTGCAAGGAATGAGATATTTGTTAATTGTTACTTATAAGGGAAGAGACTTAAATTAATTCATTAAGATTATTTATCTATTGGTTACATCAATGCCGCACATTCTGTAAATTTCAGAAGATATTctcttaatttttaatttttgtggggtactatattttttccaaattttataaTGGCGAAAAAACGTAAAATATGCCTCCACTGTGATGTTACTcgaaaatataataatttatagagGTTATACTAGTACATGAATATATATAGATAATAATGGTTCAGAGGGTCATCAAGAGAATGTTGCCGCACAAAGAGTAGATGTAGTGGTTTAACTCTTGTCCCCTTGAGCTTCACCGGGGATTTAGGTTAGGAGTTCGAGTCCAAGGTTGTGTGTATAATTAATTAgcgaaaaaaaagaaaaagtgcatTGCAAAAGAGAATAAGTAGACAGGTATATGACAGTTATATTGTATGAATAGAAAGTGTACCTCGGAAGAAGTTGGAAATGAGAGCAAAGAGAGTGTTGCCATTGAGAGAGAGTAGATTGAGAAAGAATTCGAAAACGTAACCAGCCCACTCCATAGGCTTGCCAAAAACACCAATTAGCTTCCTCATTACGATGGATACGATTATAACCCATCTGTGGTCTGCCGGTTCATTTGTTCTCCGGATCAACTCATCAACATCATCATCCGAACTTTCAAGAAACTTGGATGCACAAATCTTGTTATTCCAAACCAAGAACCGCAAAAGATCAAGAATCCCACCATTTTCAGGCCTCACAATCATATACCTGAACCTGATTTTGTCGCCGTTACTGCCCCCCATTATATAACCAATAATAAAGTGTATAGTGAACTGCGTTTCTTTAAACTCTAGCCTTAAATGATAAGACTATTATATGTTTTTGTTACTTCGCCGTCATCATTTTATACTATCCAACCAAAAAGTAAGGCAGGACACGCGTTACAAGCGGGCCCCAATTAATTGCAAGTGCTAATCGTCTTGTTTATCTGACGACCTTTTCAATATCATAAAACGTGCACAAGATTTATCAAAGTAAGATATATAAGAAATATAATGCTGGAAACATAGAATGTCGCTTTTTTTCATGTTGAATTTATGTCGCTTATGGCATCTACAATTGAATATAATGATAGACTAAATTGGACCCGTAAGATATTTTGTAAAATTTTTGTTTCGATAAGATTGGCTATATTAATCGATTATAAGTTAAAAGTCgtatattattaatatttagattgttatgaataaaatatatcattttattttagcaaaaaaaaaaaaaatatatcattttaatataataataactgatatgtaatttttttataaatttttttacaGGCCTGTAGTGGATCAATAAATACAGTCATCTAGAAGATGTGGACTATAATTATAGATTAAGTGATGGTATGGTTGGACTgtgaatttttgaaaaaattgattatattttttatttttggtatGCCAATTTAGTTTTTAAATAAGGATTATTCATGATTGGAGATGCTCTTACTTTTTCATACAAAAATAAAAGAGTTTAGGACAAATATATTAAATTTTAGAAGTAATTTTGTTGTTATATGCTGGTAAATGAGGTAAGATGATTGTTAAAATCGACTCGGTTAATATAAGTTCATTTCATAAATAATCAAGTTCGTATTTGATCAAAAAAATGTCTTTGTAACTTCACAAAGAAAACCACAAGTTTCGTAACTTCGTCGATTCGATTCGAATTTTATGGACGCTTTAAACTCAATTGATAAGTTATATGCctattaaaatttatttgtataattatAGTACATGAATATAATAACTTGTGAATCAtagattaattactaattatctAAGCTCACGTCATCCACAAAATTAACCATGAAAAAGGAACAGGgcaaaaatgaaaaaaaaaactttaaaattttattaacaCACTTAAACTCGGATTTCACTCAGTTTCAAAATTATGTAAATAAGCCGAAGTTGATTTGTTTATTAACAAGTTTGAGTTCAAtttcaaaaaaatataaattGATCGATAAAATAATTGAGTTTGATTTGACTCATTCATACCTTAATCTAAGGTCGAGTGACCGTAATCAACTCTTTTGTTATTGTCCATTAAGCAAACTAAATCTGCATTATATCTCGATTATCATAAGATTTGATGAGGTTATGATGTACATAGTGTTAATTTAATTAAAACATGAAGATTTTGTTTTAGATACTCTCGACTTgcaggtgtatatatatgtaaaatgatcaaatatatattatttgaataggaataaataaaattagaagTCGCAAATATCATATTTTGGTAAGAAAATCCGAAAATGAGGAAATGCATACGGTTATCAAATTGAAATTTGATAAATAATTACCGAAATGAAGAATTAAATAAGATTTATTTTTTGTCAAAAGAAACAATCCAGTTGCAAAGATATATTTTCCGTATTATaattatctctctctctcttatccATC from Apium graveolens cultivar Ventura chromosome 5, ASM990537v1, whole genome shotgun sequence includes the following:
- the LOC141723980 gene encoding triacylglycerol lipase OBL1, with the protein product MGGSNGDKIRFRYMIVRPENGGILDLLRFLVWNNKICASKFLESSDDDVDELIRRTNEPADHRWVIIVSIVMRKLIGVFGKPMEWAGYVFEFFLNLLSLNGNTLFALISNFFRGKMVIPRRGSETFISAIGHLDGRIDLDKNDLFEKGDDEPASKEKIGINMDLGNRALVDLSMMAAKLAYENAEVVKNVVNHYWEMHFVDFYNCWNEFQKDRSTQVFIISDKPKDANLILISFRGTEPFDADDWITDFDYSWYEFPKLGKVHMGFLEALGLGSRGNTATFTELLQMKSTKFTSSNGEQDQSSRSVDTPKKLTPDMVEMTAYFTVKSKLKQLLSKHKDAKFLVTGHSLGGALAILFPTVLVLHEEEEIMQRLLGVHTFGQPRIGDRQLGIFMEAHLEYPEPKYFRVVYCNDLVPRLPYDDKTWLYKHFGVCMYFNSLFVEQKVEEEPNKNYFGLRYLIPAYVNAWWELFRSFIMGSMYGPEYREGWLSIVLRVVGLVLPGISAHSPANYVNSIRLGRMNPKEMSTL
- the LOC141661648 gene encoding ubiquitin-like-specific protease ESD4 translates to MKKIKGPAYRPPTFQNIKSDFIAPLADDFDIPAIPAQDVVDMTQPSQHVSQPPQAIASSSRPAKLASRRMKEEKWSITKSLNMTKKNAIYSDWGWGFGMAPRNPGGLSVQDYHVHASAMQSLAPGIWVDDMIIYTYMGLLRTREEEIHTGGIWERKPVYYFMDPYFMVLGKGHVKKIRKASRVGGDTLQRAWNKALRSFTGFSSATVGPSVLEADYIFIPCCVGDVHWVLFMFGTRRFEGLIIDSMNDEPDDREDIRVVSWLLPRLLHMVHPVEGLDPTSAEVLALPSRPKQRNSNDCGVYVMKYMDYFTQGYDLAEVPNWSQEEVDTFRYRIARELQLGKARGIPGIRMRRRHEAS